The window AATCAAAAGCAATTTCATCTTGTAATATGTGCAGTTTTAGCGACAATGCTTTGATATGTTACTTatataataaaaactttattggtatttaaaaatttaagaaagtgtACTTACAATTTATTGACTGGCAGATCTGATATGCCATTTGCCTGATGTGGTCAATTTGAAATGGCAGAAAgctattttctttaatgaaatcaTAGGTACTAAGTCCCAAGAGTTCGAATACAATACAAACATGACCATGATGATCAAACCATTCTAGCATCTGGACACATCGGCTAAAAcagatcaaaataaaaatgattcagtttataGAACTCTGATTATTTCATGTAACGTGATGGATCACAGTTCCAAGTTTATACTTACAAAACACTATTGGGATCAGTACTATTTAAATGCTCTAATACTTGGATTTCTGAACGAGCTGCTTCACGATATCGTCCCACGTTTTTTACAATTTTCACTGCTACATGTATGCCAtcccttaaaaacaaaatgaaaatgataaatgtACAGGAGGTGGTTGAAGACATGTGTCCTAAAATAATCTTTCAGGGCATGTTATAGCAGCTCcttattaatgtttttttttttaaagcattttaacaaaattcactTTACATGGAGTGATGATTCTCTTAATACCTGTGAATGCTAATATTTGTTTCCAAAAgtttaaatttactgagatttttCCCCCCCCTTTTAGAGGAGGATAAAAATATAAACCTTGAACAGAATATACTACTGCTGAAAGCATTTGGTCATTCACTAAGAGAGACTGATAAGAGACTGACTGTGACAGACGGTACACAGGTATTAGTGATTAAAAAGGCTTGTCCTATGTATCTCAGTTTAATGGAAAAGACAGACACAAACAACTTATCATAAAGGTTACAAGTGCTTGATATGGAGTAGACAGAAGAAAGAACCTATTGATTGGGGTTAGGGGAGTTTAGACATCTTCAGAAAGGAGGAGACACACAACTGAGCCCTGAAAGACAACTAACTGTCAATTCATTAGATTTGGGAGAAAATTCCAGCAAAGGAAACACCATCATTAAGTCATGAAGCCGAAACAATGTTTAGTTCATTCAGGGATGCCAACAGGTAGAAACAGCTACAATCTAGGGCAGTGTGCTTTAGACTGGGCGtccatgtgcacatgtgtgctaggctgctttagtcgtgtccaactctttgtgaccctatggaccgtagcccatcaagttcctctgtccacgggattctccaggcaagaatactagaatgggttgccatgctcttacaggggatcttccggacccagagactgaaccaggtctcctgcactgcaggcagattctttaccaactgagccaccaaggaatacTTCCTACAAAGTATAGAGGGAAGTgatggtcaagtggttaagacacAGGCTTTTACTGCCATGGGTTCAGGTATGATCACTGATGATGAACTGAGATCTTGCAAGCCATGTGAGGAGGCCACCTCCACGCCCCCGCAAAGATACAGCTCTGAATGATTTTGAGGAAAAAGGTTTCCAAATCTGCAACTTCCTTTTGTCCTCTTTCCTAAAGCTGACCTTTTTGAAGACAAGCCAGCATTCAAACCTGTTTTCTTCACTATAGCCTTTTCATGTTAGAAAAGAAAACCTCATGGATGTGAAGATTAGTATGGCAAGGTATGTGCCCTaggatgtcaaaaaaaaaaaatctttgaggcAAACAAATTTTTCTAGTGGCTGGATAGCAAATCTTTCCAATTCGCTTAAGAAGGCCCTAATGAAGTTATAGGCTGGTAAatcattcaaaaattattttgatgattATAAAATCTATGATGCATATATCTCAAGGCTTAAAAGAATCACTATaggtagcatggaaacatatacactaccatatgtaaaacagatagccagtgggaatttgctgtatgattcagggaatTCAAACCGGGgtctctgtgacaatctagaagggtgggatggggagggaagttcaagagggagaagacattatgtatacttatggctgatccatgttgatgtatggaagaaaccgacacaacattgtaatgcaattatccttcaattaaaaataaatggatttaaaaaagaattactaTAAAACTGCTATGACAAAACTTCTTGTCTCATCTGTTTAATTGTACAGCCAAGTTTTCTAAGGGCTAAtatagctataaaaatgaaagatggGTAACAGTGTTAGTTAATGCTACTGTAGTAACCATGCGTGGTGagtgcttagctgtgtctgactctttgcaaccccatggactatagcccgccaggctcctctgtccataggactttccaggcaaggatactggagtgggttgccatttcctcctccaggggatcttcccctcccaaggatcaaacccaggtctcctgtattgcaggcagattctttaccattgagccaccttgTGAAACCCATTTTAGGTCTAGTATGAAAATCTGTAACAGATCTTTGTGTACTTGATCAAATTGAGTACTATTAACTGGAGTGTCTCAAATACTCAAGTCTTGGAATCTcaagatattttaagaaaattttaatggGACAACTAGTGAAATCTGAATCTAACCTGTAAATTAGTagacaaaatttgaaaatacacataatatGCAAATATAGAGAATGAAAGAGTAAATactataaaatgttaacatttgtggAATCTGGGTGAAGAATACATAGGAATTCTTTGGATTATTTTAGCAACCTTGATAAGTCAAAGTGGGGTTTCCCCaatagcttagatggtaaagaattggtctgcaatgcaggagacttgggttcgatccctgtgttgggaagatcctctggagaagggaatggctacccaccccagtattcctggcctggagaattccatggacagaggagcccggcaggttacactccatggggtcacaaacagttggacacaactgaatgactaacactttcactaagtcaaagtatttcaaaatatcttaaaatgttaCTTTATGTTCACATTTTTGTGGTAGAGAGAAAAGGGTGATAAAACAAGACATTCAGGAAAATGTTCTTTATGAAAAGTGGAGTAAAAATAAGTTCAAGGAAAAACCATTTCTAAGTAGTCAAGAAAAGTTTGTTCCTGGATGACAGGAAGCATGAAGCTATTGTACTTACATTCCCCCAAACATAAGGATACATGTTtactaaaaaaaatcaacacttaAAATAATCTGGAAATTATACCCTCAGTTATTTTATGATGAGAAAGTTAGatgtcaatttaaaaatgtgcacTTTTCACTCAACAGTTTTACAAGTTTCACTTACAAAAAAACTTGCAACCACAGAATACATATTCTAGAGcaaaacatgaaaaatgaagcagaaaggatATCAAGTAACAAAAAGGTTATTATAACTCAATCTGAACTTTATTCTGTAGGCTTTAAGTAATTTCTTCATAGTTTAAGAAGCTGACCCTAATGTGCAAATAATATCTTTTGGAAATAAAGGTTTTTGAACCAAGATTAGCCATGCTTTATTGTCTCTGCAGTTCAGAAGTAGGGTAAAGCACTCCAAATCTTTTTTAGAAAGTTAAGGGCCTACGTTCTGAGAAACTCCTCACTGGAACACTCACTTTAATTTCAATTGACTCCATCTGATAAGAATGTTCAACATTCCTGATCAAAATTCACattcataagtaaataaatcataCACAGTTAAAAGAAATTTTGAATACTTATACCTCCCAGGAAACACAGTTAACCAGTTAAATTCAATTTTATCCAAATTATGGATCCTTCCCTAccaaaaatattagaatattcaaaaaagaaaaaacaaacttacatGTCATGATCAATGCATTCTACAACTTTGCCAAAGGCCCCTTCACCCAAAGTATCCACGATTTCATCTAAAGTGAGGGGGGGAGAAAGAAGTATAAGTACCTGAGCACAAATTATCAGTTATTCAAACAATGAAAGCTTAAGTgtggaatattttcaaatgatctcTATCAAAGCATAACTAAGGTTTCAGcactcaaaattattttattttcagctgtTACAAAAACAATTCAGACAGAGCTATCTTTCTTGCTCTAATCTCAAATTCCACTGATTATTTTGGAACTTTAGTAGAGTAGAAATATTTAAACtctatagaaaagaagaaatacaaaagaacaacaaacaaacccacgaaaaacaaaacaaaaaagcaatgaAGAGTTCTTTAGCCCCCCGCTGACAAACTATTCTTAAAAAGATTATTCTGTCTGCAAAGTTTAAAAAGTGTTGAAAAATATTCTATACATCTTGCTCTTAGAACGTCTCCACTTTGACAGATCAGGTGACCCTCCTCATCATCCTCTATACTCCTGGATCTTTTCCTTCGGTGGCTCTTCTGGAACGGCAAGTGGGCAGCACCAAGATCGTCCAGCCAATCAATATATCAGAGTGAATTCAGGGCAGAATACGCAATTCATTCAGCGGGGAGATATTCAGGCATTCAGATAAGCACCAGGCCACGAACAGTTGGCAGGAGCAATTTCAAATTCAGTCCCCAGAAATTCACAGGGCACAGTTTatgttacagaagaaaaacatggCAAGGAACAGATTTTCAGATAAGATACTTAAAGTggcaatagaaaaaaaacaacacaattgtCTCTTTAAAATATTGACTTAATTGAAGTCTGAAATTTAAAGAATGCAAATGTCATGATCTATAATCTCTTGTTATAAAATAGCATATGCTGTGAGTTGGGATGTCTAGTTTGtcagaaaaatgttttgaaatgtcAATATTAGTTCAACAAATTTATtatttagcaatatttttaaacatacacGATTAAAATATAAGGGGACAATAAAGGCTAGTTAATTTCAATGTTCAATGCTAGTTCTATTGAAGAAAACTTGGGAAGGAAAATAATTAACTCAGTTTACTTATCAAACAAGTGAAgatatgtgaattaaaaaaaagaacaggctTTTTGGACATTTAACTTCCCATTCGGCACCCACTTTCAGAACTCCAACCTAACTAATTGGAACAATGATGCACTGTGTTATGGGACTGTGTTATATTCAGGATTAAATATCCACCAGTGCAACGTTCTATATTTGTTTCCAAGTATTGGGAAATAggtttcttttagaaaaaaagtttGAGATGAAAGAAAAGATGGGTGCCTTTACTTTTCATAAGATTGTtataaagcataaaaatatttttaatattaaaatgatgaaaCTCATGATCTGGTCTACAGAAAATGAGTAAATGTAGGTAAATGAGGGCTAACTAATATCAACAAATACAGATTAGTTGTAAGAATTTTGATACTTCCTTTAAGGATTCAAGTAATTTAAAGACAATTACATTCATACAGTATTATAAACTTTTCCAAACTTATTGGCCCAATAAGAGCTTTTACACACAAGTAAGTATCcacccaaaataaaaacaaaatgaatcataCCGAATGTGACTGATGACTTGAACAGTGTCTATTACGCTTCCTTTTAGGACTGCTTCTCCTGCTTCGGACTGAAGATTTACTGCAGTGGATTCGAAAACTGCTTTCAACGTCTCTGTGATAATGTCTAGGAACATATCTTTCGCAGTAGTCATTTCTGTATTCATCAATGTATCTCCGGTCCCGATAATCTCTCTCATTCAAGGACCTTGCTTctaaataatgactgaaaacacattaaagtattaaaaattacaCTCTTCATTCTAGAATaatatggttaaaaataaaacattctctCAAGTACTCCTGGTTTAAACAGCTaactcaataaaagaaaaaagtacaaacTGATGGGTCAATTTATACTTAActcataaaacttaaaataattttactttaacCAACAAGTAAATGTGTTCATATATTTCTACTAATATATACTACTATCAAGAAATAAAGTTTGAGTCAAATCATTCAACATATTCAGTGCTTACTTAAGAGTCCCTTTATTTTCTGATCAAAGTTAAGACCAAAGAAAATTCACAAAACTGCTCTTCTGAAATTCATCAGTCTTAGGATATACCCATCTGTAActaagctctcttccttttttcagaACTATACACAATACGAGACAGGGAAAAAAGGATTCCTTTCTTAATGTAAGTGAATTTTAGATTTCTCTGGCACAGAGAATTCTCTCAAGAAAGCTGAATCAGAGCTAAAAGGAATCAAATGTATTTCAgcactttcattttatagatggctAAACCAAGATCCCTAGAAGGAAAATGATTTGCTATGGTTGAAGAGCACATTCTAAATTCTACTGTGTGTGCCAGCTTTACACCTCATCTATCCCATCTTCTCTCTTTATTTCGAGCTTCCTATATCCTCTGAGAAATAGACAACACAGTTTTTGAAGGCTGCTTCATGTGCCAAAGATATCTAAAATACATTCGTCCTAAATGGGAAAAAGATCTTGTAATTGCTTGCCTAGGATTACTCAACCCCCTGCTTCCCTGTGCATTTTGAGTTTCCTGTCATTCCTGTGTGAGAAATAAACAAGAATTCAGGGAAAATAGCATCGCCTGGTACCAGAGTGCTTAACTTCTGAATCTACATATCCCTTTGAAAATCTGATAAAAGATATGGACCCTGTCccataagaaatgcaaaaatgcataaACAAAACTTGGTGAGAAATTTCAGAGGCCATGGACCTCAGGAAGCAAATGGATTTCAGTTAAGCAGCCTTGATCtgatggaaagaaaaagacacacattCAATTGGCCCAGTTTCCCGTCCCCCTCTCTACCTGGGATGAGAGTCCTCTTCAACAGAGTGTGAAGCTTCAAGAGGGATGCACATGGAGCACTGAGGGAGAGAGGGGACACCTGCCCAGTCAGACACATCAGCTAAAATAATCCTAATAAGCAATGGAGTGACAGATGTTGACTAGATTGCCCTCACCAATAGGTTTCTTTTCCCCAGAATATGCTGTCATTCTTTTTCACAAAGGAGCTAAATGGTTTAGGCAGAAGTAAAGGAGAAGCATCTCTAAAACTCCTACTCAACAGGGCTGGCATCAAATCCAGGCTGGGGAGATGCAGAAaccccttttcccctttctccagTGTCAGCCTTAAGTTCTAGCCACTGGAAAAACAACTCAGGATGTTAGGGCAAGACTTTAGGTCTATCAGTTGCTTGGAACCATATGGGATCGACATCAAGCTAGACATTACTATACTCTGAAGGGCACCTGTTTAATCCTGTAAGGCATCCTTCCCATAAAAAGCCaaaatttatcagaaaaaaactAACACTATCTTTAGCTGGACTGGTGCATGAGATTAGAGATGCTGATAACCATAATCTTCAGAATAACACACACCAGGGTGAAGTAATACCATGAGAATAAACTAAAAAGCTGAGGACTTCTTCAACCTGTAACAACCAAAGCTTAGAGATTACATAAACAAAATCTACAGAATTATAAAGGCTACATGGACAGAGTGAACAGGATGAacagattgattttatttctaaaaatattcactAATCACCCAGTGAATATTTCACAATAGTTCTTCAAAATAGCCAAGACTAACGAGGCTatgctcattcctttttatttccacaCAGGTCCTGTGggagataaaaaatatatatgaggcAAAAATCTCTGCCAACAAATTAATGACTCAACAATGCAGGAAATGCCAAAAGCCTATATATGAGTGCTTAGGgtcacagaggggaaaaaaatctcaaaatgctTAAAACGGtcatggaaaatctcatgaaaaaGAGAAGAGTTGCATCTTAAAGGGAAATCAGACTTTGGACAAAGTAAAAAGTAGAAATGAGGGGAGAAAAATGGCATATTACCATCTTACATTTATAGAGCACTTTAACCACAGTGGCTCAGAGATGAGTTTGTCTACATATACTTAGGAAATAATTTCAGCAAGAGCAATTTTCAAATAGGGATGCATAAGCAAATAAGCTGCAAACAGATCATCCAGAATCTTGCATGCCAGCCTGAAGAGCTTAAAACAGTGTTTCTCAGAGGATGGTTTGTTTATTAACAATATCAAAatactgaattatttaaaatgaagatcCCTGGCCTCAGGTGAGGCTCACTGAATAATCTGataatatgcatttttaacaTACCTCCAAGGTGATCCTATTCACACTACAGTTTGAGAATCACTTGTGTAAGGCTTGATACTCTTAGgttacagggactttcctggcagctcagcaataaagaatccctctgccaatgcaggagacacaggttccatccccacgttgggaagaacccctggagaaggaaatggcaacccctccggtattcctgcctgggaaataccatggacagaggggcctggagggctgcagtcagaAGACTGCAGACACaatttagccactaaacaacgACAGCTCTATGTTACAGGAAGACATTTAAGGATACAAAATGAGTGTTCATAGCTACATCAGTTTTCCTATGCAGAATTAACCGATCAAGCCTGTAGAAAATGGGCAATTCACAGGCTACTTACGAATCAGGAAAATACAGACACTTCACAATATATGTGAAAAAAGGTACAATAACTCATATACAATAAAACTGCTTATATATCAGTAAGGAAAATACACTTTAATAGAAAAAAAGGCtaagaatacaaaaataatgttcaaaatgaactacaattaaaaaaaataatgttcaagTGGTAAGTAAATATATGACGGAGGACAAActcaacagaaatttaaaaattcaaatgataaCAAAGCACTATTCTTGGCATTTCAAAATAACCAAGACTGATGAGAGAATGAAGGAGCAAGTTGTAGGGAATATAACTTGGTACAAACTTTCTGGaaaaatacatgaatatgtaGCAAGAGTCTTCTAAGAGTTCACACTCTGAACTATCCTGTCTCTTCTTAGAATCTATTTCCAAGAAACATGAGAGGCAAAGATTTGCATAcataggtattttttaaaataatcagaaataattttatatccaAATAATGGGGGATTAGCATCCTATCAAGATTACCTTTATAcgtttctgtatttttcattttttccagtaattttattaaaaaacactCTTGTAAAGTTTTGAATCTTAAAAAGACTATTAGACTACTCCAGATTATGGAGAGAAATTACCACCAGACATCTCTGGTGCCAAGAAGAAACTATTAGTCTAGTGGTTATTGGACAATCATGTTTATACAGTTAATTATTACATAAATGAACTGTTCATCAATCATACCAGTTCTTTTTTACCTACATAATGCATAATAAACTTATGAATAATTAGTATTATGACATTATGCCTTACAgagtattttgtatttattttaatataggaTACAGATATTCTCTATAGTACTGGGATACAGATATTTTCTATAGTACATTAATTTAGCTCAGGTCATTGAAATCCTGGCAgagattctcttttctcttcataCAATGTAAAGAATGATTAGTCTGCATTGATTACCAATAAGCTTACTGTTCTGCAGAACAAGTCTGTTTtagcatggaaaaggaaaaaaattacatactgttttttaaagtaaCCCCAGCTGGCTAATTTAGAAAGCAATCTGGCAAACAGTCCCAATGGAACATCTGCACAAAACAAGGAGAAAACATAGaaccaacaaaaacaaatgagaaagggAAATTCATGGAggacaaaatgaaagaaactacTCACCTAGGCTTTGTTTAATCATTTAGGAACTTTACAAAATTCCTCCAATTCTACATAAATGTATTACCTCCAAATTTTACACTGGTAAAAATACACTAAAACAGGACACATGCCATTTGGTATTTTTATTGCGGCCCTTCCCTAAATTACTGGCTACTGCCTACGCAAAGGAATGGTTCTTAAAACAGCCAAGCTTcgaaaaattccaaatatatttaCTGGTCTTATCTACAATACAGCATAAGCAACTAATCCCCAAAGCATGTTAACATTCTCACAGGGCACACTATTTTTCTAATCTGGGTAACTCTCCCCACCCGTCATTCTCTCTCATTTGTGGAGCCCTAAATAAGTGCCCAATGTACACATCTGCCTAGTATTCACATACAAATTGAAGGCACCTGCTGGTCCTTTAATCACTCACTTCACTTGTGTGTGTCCTATCACCACTTTTGTGTCTCGTTTCACACAACTACGTTACTGGCAGCAAGACTCGGTCAACTATCTCCCATAGGTCCTAAATGGATTCATGAGGGTAGGCACTCTCTTCTACTCACAGTAATGTCTAGCATATAACAGGCACTCAGGAAATCTTTTCTGAATGAGTATTTGTTGACGGATTTATAAAAACAATTTGACAGATGAAAGCTATACAAGCTAATGGCAAATCATTTAAACTATTTGTGTTAAAATGGTAGTAGTTCAAGACTAATTTACCAATCAGACTCTTTAAACTGGTGATGTGGTTTACAATATCTGTTCTCTTGCGTACTGCTGTGGGATCTCCTCTTCCGTTTGTGACTTCCACTGTAGCTTTCATGTCCCCAGCTTTCTCTGCTATCCCAATCAGGGCAGTGAGTTCTTTTGGAATGCCGCATCtgttaatggaaatgaaaagtgagTTGTGGAATCAGATGGCTTGTTTACTAAATACAGTACTTTACATTAATATTGATTAAATACAAAAACACCCAagacatggggtcgcagaggttCTAAAATGTTTGTAGGTAATGTTTCCCAAGGCATGGGGGCACTACCCCACTGGTATGTCAGATGATTGATTCTAAGTGGCACACAGATCCTGGTACTAAATAACAATGTGAGACCTTAatactttctttttcaattcttCTGGATAAATTCTCAGTTCGGTGCTTGTCTTCAACTAACATTCGCTaactgctattttaaaaataaagagtcaGGATTCAGGCTTAGAGTcttttctcttgtgtctcccatcttggcaggtggatgctttaccactgcgACATCTGGGAAGCTTTCTTACCATTTTCCTATGGTAAATTGCTACTAACCTCTTAAATTATTGCTATTATCAAACTGTAGGTTATTGATGTTAACTGTAAAGGTGAGCTAGTTTAAAACAAGTATCATGCATCTTTGGCAAAACATTGTAACACAAATAACTGAAGTCAGAGAAATACTTAGGGATACTAATACAGGAGATGATTTTGTTTTAAAGGTAAAGAGCCACTAATGCAGATCCTTTTTCTCAAACACTCAAGAGTTCTATTCTCTAAATCTTGAGAATGACTCTCAGCTTTGAATAGAACTCGGGGTGTGAATAGAACACAGTATTCAACTGAGAACCTGAAgagcaataaaaatttttatgaacTCATTTCTTCTAACCACAAGTTTATTTTCAGATCATCCTACAGCCTTCTTAAAATTAAACCTATCTGTTGTAGATCTCGCGTGACTAAGAAAATGAATGTGTAAGGATGCGTATGGTCACACTGAAATCAGACAGCAACCTACAAACTTCATTAGGTTTTTCAGGATCTGTATTCTAACAAGTCATCCCTATCTGCCTCTCCACATCTTAGCTCTTTCACAAAGCAGATTTGTTTTTAACAGATGTCCAAACTCTGTTGAAGGCCGTGAGTTTCACAACCCAGCAAGGAGCTGAAAAAGGTAAACTGGAGCAAAGCCAGCTTAGTTAACCTCCTTCAGTTTGACCAAATGACTCAGTAACAAGCAAATGAATTCAAGTAACACAACTTAAATGATTTCAAATGGTTTAAGAAAGATTTTGAAATGAGGCATCTCCTGGGAGGTATTTCCTAATATAGGTAAAATATAGGTAAAATGCCATCAGAGCCTGAAGCCACTAATATTCAGATCTTTTAACTCACTTCTCTTGCTGATTCTAACGCTATGCCCATCACACATACTTCTGATATGTAGCTTCTCTTTTAGCTTGcttcaaaaaaggaagacaaaaaaaaaaaaaaacaacaacaaaaaaaggaagacaaggcACTGGTTAAGTCCAACAAACTCTACAACTCTAGTTAGGGTTCTCACTGGAAATTGGTATGTGAGCATTTGGATTTGACCTATGACATATTCATAGGTCATCTGAATATGGGAAACTGAAATAAACCACACTACAAATTAAGGAGCAAAAAAGACCATCAGAAAAGCCATAAAAAGAACTGTATTTTTAGTGGAATTCTTCTGACCCTTTGATTACCCCAATTGTATTTTAATCACATAGGAACTTTAAAActgcttagtttaaaaaaaaaaaaactgcttagtTAAGCATTCTTAAATCATACCAAGCAAAATCCCATCTGATGATTGATGCTTATTATTATGACTAATACACATAGTTTTTGCAAAACATGTCTGCTGCAGCTTTTTTCCTTCTACTGTCAGCCAGTCATAACTGGCTCACCTGTGAACA is drawn from Bos mutus isolate GX-2022 chromosome 7, NWIPB_WYAK_1.1, whole genome shotgun sequence and contains these coding sequences:
- the CLK4 gene encoding dual specificity protein kinase CLK4 isoform X2, yielding MCIPLEASHSVEEDSHPSHYLEARSLNERDYRDRRYIDEYRNDYCERYVPRHYHRDVESSFRIHCSKSSVRSRRSSPKRKRNRHCSSHQSHSKSHRRKRSRSIEDDEEGHLICQSGDVLRARYEIVDTLGEGAFGKVVECIDHDMDGIHVAVKIVKNVGRYREAARSEIQVLEHLNSTDPNSVFRCVQMLEWFDHHGHVCIVFELLGLSTYDFIKENSFLPFQIDHIRQMAYQICQSINFLHHNKLTHTDLKPENILFVKSDYVVKYNSKMKRDERTLKNTDIKVVDFGSATYDDEHHSTLVSTRHYRAPEVILALGWSQPCDVWSIGCILIEYYLGFTVFQTHDSKEHLAMMERILGPIPTHMIQKTRKRKYFHHNQLDWDEHSSAGRYVRRRCKPLKEFMLCHDEEHEKLFDLVRRMLEYDPVKRITLDEALQHPFFDLLKKK
- the CLK4 gene encoding dual specificity protein kinase CLK4 isoform X1; the encoded protein is MRHSKRTHCPDWDSRESWGHESYSGSHKRKRRSHSSTQENRYCKPHHQFKESDCHYLEARSLNERDYRDRRYIDEYRNDYCERYVPRHYHRDVESSFRIHCSKSSVRSRRSSPKRKRNRHCSSHQSHSKSHRRKRSRSIEDDEEGHLICQSGDVLRARYEIVDTLGEGAFGKVVECIDHDMDGIHVAVKIVKNVGRYREAARSEIQVLEHLNSTDPNSVFRCVQMLEWFDHHGHVCIVFELLGLSTYDFIKENSFLPFQIDHIRQMAYQICQSINFLHHNKLTHTDLKPENILFVKSDYVVKYNSKMKRDERTLKNTDIKVVDFGSATYDDEHHSTLVSTRHYRAPEVILALGWSQPCDVWSIGCILIEYYLGFTVFQTHDSKEHLAMMERILGPIPTHMIQKTRKRKYFHHNQLDWDEHSSAGRYVRRRCKPLKEFMLCHDEEHEKLFDLVRRMLEYDPVKRITLDEALQHPFFDLLKKK